A region of Jonquetella anthropi DSM 22815 DNA encodes the following proteins:
- a CDS encoding glycine/betaine/sarcosine/D-proline family reductase selenoprotein B translates to MKAIHYINQFFGQVGGETAADAAPSFPEKLIGCSLMLNGMMPDVEVTHTIICGDNYVTNHTDEALKEIFAFLDGQEFDIFFAGPAFMAGRYGVGCGLVCKAVAEKYGVPVITSMNEENPGVSEYRGSAYIFKGGRKATYMKDDLTAMARFAEKIARGEPLLPAAEEGYFGRGIRAEIPAAVRADDRVIDMLLKKLAGQPFQTELVIPKSDVIPPARPVADLSKATVALVSSSGVVPSDNPDRIQSASAQKWGSYEIDGKDCLPAGEFKTIHAGFDPAAMCAVPDRGVPVDAMRYFEKQGKLGKLFHKYYVTVGTGTTQAFAAKFGREIAKELLEAKVDAVILTSTUGTCTRCGATMAKEIERAGIPVCVMCNLIDVAKTVGSNRMVQTVSVPYPLGDPGLSKEAEWKLRTSRVEAALDSLTVALDGPKVFPSKF, encoded by the coding sequence ATGAAAGCGATTCATTACATCAACCAGTTCTTTGGACAGGTCGGCGGCGAGACCGCGGCCGACGCGGCGCCGTCCTTCCCGGAAAAACTTATCGGCTGCAGCCTGATGCTGAACGGCATGATGCCGGACGTTGAGGTTACCCACACCATCATCTGCGGCGACAACTACGTCACCAATCACACCGACGAGGCGCTGAAGGAGATCTTCGCGTTTCTCGACGGGCAGGAGTTCGATATTTTCTTCGCCGGTCCGGCGTTCATGGCCGGTCGGTACGGCGTAGGCTGCGGCCTCGTCTGCAAGGCCGTCGCGGAGAAGTACGGCGTGCCGGTCATCACGTCCATGAACGAGGAAAACCCGGGCGTCAGCGAGTACCGGGGCAGCGCGTACATTTTCAAGGGCGGACGCAAGGCCACGTACATGAAAGACGACCTGACCGCCATGGCGCGCTTTGCCGAGAAAATCGCCCGCGGCGAGCCGCTTCTTCCGGCCGCTGAAGAAGGGTACTTCGGCCGGGGAATCCGGGCCGAAATCCCGGCGGCCGTACGGGCCGACGACCGGGTGATCGACATGCTGCTCAAGAAGCTGGCCGGTCAGCCGTTCCAGACCGAGCTGGTCATTCCTAAGAGCGACGTCATTCCGCCGGCCCGTCCCGTGGCCGACCTGAGCAAGGCCACAGTGGCGCTGGTCAGCTCCAGCGGCGTCGTCCCGTCGGACAACCCGGACCGGATTCAGAGCGCGTCGGCCCAGAAGTGGGGCAGCTACGAGATCGACGGCAAGGACTGCCTGCCCGCCGGCGAGTTTAAGACCATTCACGCGGGCTTTGACCCGGCGGCCATGTGCGCCGTGCCGGATCGGGGCGTGCCGGTTGACGCGATGAGATATTTTGAAAAGCAGGGCAAACTGGGCAAGCTCTTCCACAAGTACTACGTGACCGTCGGCACCGGCACGACTCAGGCGTTCGCCGCCAAGTTCGGCCGCGAAATTGCCAAAGAGCTGCTCGAAGCCAAAGTCGACGCGGTGATTCTCACCTCAACCTGAGGAACCTGCACTCGTTGCGGTGCAACGATGGCAAAAGAAATTGAACGGGCCGGAATCCCGGTCTGCGTGATGTGCAACCTGATCGATGTCGCCAAAACCGTGGGCAGCAACCGAATGGTTCAGACCGTCTCGGTGCCGTACCCGCTGGGCGACCCGGGACTGAGCAAGGAAGCGGAATGGAAACTGCGCACGAGCCGCGTTGAAGCGGCGCTCGATTCGCTGACGGTCGCGCTCGACGGGCCGAAGGTGTTCCCCAGCAAATTCTAA
- a CDS encoding TetR/AcrR family transcriptional regulator has protein sequence MAQVLKDEVRSRILTAAEAVFYEKDYRSAKLTEIADRAEVPVALIYTYFKNKEDLFDTIVDSVYVNFESALSEEEALKDGAASERFNQVGERYIHELIRERKKLIILMDNSSGTKHEKAKSELIQQIQKHIELGLRRQSKEEYDPMLAHILASNFTEGLLEIARHYQSERWAGNMLRTLAKCYYKGVESL, from the coding sequence ATGGCTCAAGTTTTGAAAGATGAGGTTCGGAGCAGGATACTGACCGCGGCCGAAGCGGTCTTTTACGAGAAAGACTACAGAAGCGCGAAGCTGACTGAAATTGCGGACAGAGCGGAGGTCCCGGTGGCGCTTATATACACCTACTTTAAGAACAAAGAAGACCTGTTTGACACGATCGTTGATTCGGTGTACGTCAATTTTGAGTCCGCCCTCAGCGAAGAGGAGGCGTTAAAGGACGGGGCCGCGTCAGAGCGATTCAACCAAGTTGGAGAAAGGTATATTCACGAGCTCATTCGGGAACGAAAGAAACTGATCATTCTCATGGATAACAGCTCGGGCACAAAGCACGAGAAAGCCAAAAGCGAGCTGATTCAACAAATTCAAAAGCATATTGAGCTGGGTCTCAGGAGACAGTCCAAAGAGGAATATGATCCGATGCTCGCTCACATCTTAGCAAGCAACTTCACAGAAGGGCTGCTTGAAATCGCTCGGCACTACCAAAGCGAACGATGGGCCGGAAACATGCTGAGGACCTTGGCGAAGTGTTACTACAAAGGGGTCGAATCGCTCTAG
- a CDS encoding BCCT family transporter, which produces MTEQRSSRRDNTVYYVSVGLTLAVVAWGLLVPQHFGRFASGLFNSLTDGFGWGYLLCMNAFVAFCIYVGMSKWGSVRLGPADSRPEFSTLSWFAMLFSAGMGVGLVFYGAAEPLTYLMNPPFGAAPGSAEAARQAMQTAFFHWGLHPWAGYAVIAMPLGYLQFRYNTPGLISSIFIPLVGEKAVRGAFGKIVDILAIFATLAGITTSLGLGTLQLNSGMAGLWGLSKSTFVQIFIIAVLGLFYTGSAALGIDKGIKRVADFNLACCAFLMIVLLVLGPTITILNTLVTGVGDYLSHLISQSFDINSYDGKYMTHLKNWTLYYWAWWIAWAPFVGSFIARISRGRTLRQFVGGVLVIPALGSFTWFAIFGGAALHLQIVQGIDIAGETLKDISVGAFALFRYYPMGMVLSCVMLVLITTFFVTSANSGTYVLSMYSTHGGLTPPKSRMVVWGAAMAVLAIVLLMTGGLQNLQTVSLTAAPPFAVIMVFACISLMKKLSADQKAGKL; this is translated from the coding sequence ATGACAGAACAGCGATCTTCCCGACGGGACAACACGGTCTATTACGTCTCCGTAGGGCTGACCCTCGCCGTCGTCGCGTGGGGGCTTCTGGTTCCTCAGCACTTCGGCCGCTTTGCGTCCGGGCTTTTCAACAGCCTGACCGACGGATTCGGTTGGGGCTATCTGCTTTGCATGAACGCGTTTGTCGCGTTCTGCATCTACGTTGGAATGAGCAAATGGGGTTCTGTGAGGCTTGGCCCGGCCGACAGCCGGCCAGAGTTCAGCACGCTCAGCTGGTTTGCTATGCTCTTTTCCGCCGGCATGGGCGTCGGGCTCGTGTTTTACGGCGCCGCCGAACCTCTGACCTACCTGATGAACCCGCCGTTTGGCGCCGCGCCGGGAAGCGCCGAGGCGGCACGGCAGGCCATGCAGACGGCGTTCTTCCACTGGGGGCTTCACCCGTGGGCTGGGTACGCGGTCATCGCCATGCCGCTGGGGTACCTGCAGTTTAGGTACAACACGCCGGGTCTCATCAGCTCCATCTTTATCCCGCTGGTGGGCGAAAAGGCCGTCCGCGGGGCGTTCGGAAAAATCGTCGACATCTTGGCAATCTTCGCCACGCTTGCCGGCATCACCACGTCGCTGGGACTTGGAACGCTCCAGCTGAACAGCGGCATGGCGGGGCTTTGGGGGCTGTCGAAGAGCACCTTCGTTCAGATCTTCATCATCGCCGTGCTCGGACTGTTTTACACCGGCAGCGCCGCGCTCGGCATTGACAAAGGCATCAAGCGGGTAGCCGACTTCAACTTGGCGTGCTGCGCCTTCCTGATGATCGTCCTGCTTGTTCTTGGCCCGACGATCACCATTTTGAACACGCTGGTTACGGGAGTTGGCGACTACCTGTCCCACCTGATTTCTCAGAGTTTCGACATCAACTCGTACGACGGAAAGTACATGACCCATCTCAAGAACTGGACGCTGTACTATTGGGCGTGGTGGATAGCTTGGGCGCCCTTCGTCGGCTCGTTCATCGCCCGGATTTCGCGGGGCCGGACGCTTCGTCAGTTCGTCGGCGGCGTACTGGTTATCCCCGCGCTGGGAAGCTTCACGTGGTTCGCCATTTTCGGCGGTGCGGCGCTTCACCTGCAGATCGTGCAGGGAATCGACATCGCCGGCGAAACCCTGAAAGACATCTCGGTGGGCGCGTTCGCGCTGTTCAGGTATTACCCGATGGGCATGGTGCTTTCATGCGTCATGCTGGTGCTGATCACCACGTTCTTTGTCACCAGCGCCAACTCGGGCACCTACGTGCTTTCCATGTACAGCACCCACGGCGGTCTGACGCCGCCCAAATCGCGCATGGTCGTCTGGGGCGCCGCCATGGCGGTTCTCGCGATCGTGCTGCTCATGACCGGCGGTCTGCAGAACCTGCAGACAGTTTCTTTGACCGCCGCGCCGCCTTTTGCGGTGATCATGGTCTTTGCCTGCATCTCGCTGATGAAAAAACTCTCGGCCGACCAAAAGGCCGGAAAGCTGTAG
- a CDS encoding ABC transporter ATP-binding protein → MFREILNLLTREGRKDLFLASLFFTFYGLCSIGMVVAVFALLFKIMNGAGIRELYPFFFAIGFLVLCKGCFNMAADLKKHCAGFDIVQQIRARMIVKLKKFSLGFYTNERLGEVNTILHKDVDNMSLVVGHMWSRMFGDFFIGAISFAVLACLNLKQAAIMAAPVPVALVFLYASIQQSKAAENENNAALLDMVSLFVEYVRGIQVLKSFSNNKSLENDLACKTKRFGETSKKASRTKARQLAVFCFLLDMAYLLLIASGALFVLRGEMSAFDFIIFAVVSREFYKPFSSMEGYYMYYISAADSYQRLGKFLCAGVIPDRADGPIPKRNDIVFNNIEFSYGQEEFKIQNLSFTIPEKSMTALVGESGSGKTTVTNLLLRFYDVTKGSIALGGIDIREIPYDELLDRMSIVMQNVQLFDGTIEENIRIGKKNAPLEEIVEACKKARIHDFIMQLPQGYQTPIGENGGLLSGGQRQRLSIARAFLKDAPILILDEMTSNVDPINESMIQDAIARLAENRTVLVIAHHLKTIRHADQIMVFKKGELLEQGVHENLLKNSSYYAKLWSAQFDA, encoded by the coding sequence ATGTTTCGGGAAATATTGAACCTGCTCACAAGAGAGGGCAGAAAGGACCTTTTCTTGGCCAGCCTGTTCTTTACTTTTTACGGACTATGTTCTATTGGCATGGTTGTGGCCGTATTTGCCCTGCTTTTTAAAATAATGAACGGCGCTGGTATTCGGGAGCTTTATCCGTTCTTTTTTGCTATCGGCTTTCTGGTATTGTGTAAAGGCTGCTTCAACATGGCCGCTGATCTGAAAAAACACTGTGCAGGGTTTGACATTGTTCAGCAGATTCGAGCTCGGATGATCGTCAAGCTTAAAAAATTCAGCCTTGGTTTCTACACGAATGAAAGGCTCGGCGAGGTCAACACGATTCTGCACAAGGACGTCGACAACATGTCCCTTGTCGTGGGGCACATGTGGTCTAGGATGTTTGGCGACTTCTTCATCGGTGCCATCAGTTTCGCTGTGCTTGCTTGTCTCAATTTGAAACAGGCGGCGATTATGGCAGCTCCTGTCCCGGTCGCTCTTGTTTTCCTGTACGCGTCGATTCAACAGTCGAAAGCGGCAGAAAACGAAAACAACGCGGCGCTCCTTGATATGGTCAGCTTGTTTGTGGAATATGTGAGGGGAATCCAAGTATTAAAAAGTTTTTCCAACAACAAGAGCCTAGAAAATGACTTGGCCTGCAAGACAAAACGATTCGGAGAAACGAGCAAAAAGGCCAGTCGGACAAAGGCGAGACAGTTGGCGGTTTTCTGCTTCCTTCTCGATATGGCCTACCTTCTTTTGATTGCCTCGGGAGCGCTGTTTGTACTTCGCGGCGAGATGAGCGCTTTTGATTTTATTATTTTTGCCGTCGTTTCAAGAGAGTTTTATAAGCCGTTTTCCTCTATGGAAGGGTACTATATGTACTACATTTCCGCAGCTGACAGTTACCAGCGGTTGGGGAAATTTCTCTGCGCGGGGGTGATTCCCGATCGGGCTGACGGACCGATCCCAAAGCGTAACGACATTGTATTTAATAATATTGAGTTCTCGTATGGCCAAGAAGAATTCAAAATACAGAACTTGAGCTTTACCATCCCTGAGAAGTCGATGACAGCCCTCGTTGGAGAGTCGGGAAGCGGTAAGACGACCGTCACAAACTTGCTTCTGAGATTTTATGACGTAACGAAAGGGAGCATTGCACTTGGCGGAATAGATATTAGAGAGATACCGTATGATGAGCTTTTGGATCGAATGAGCATCGTCATGCAGAACGTTCAGCTTTTTGACGGCACGATTGAAGAGAATATCCGAATCGGTAAGAAAAACGCGCCGTTGGAAGAGATCGTGGAAGCCTGTAAAAAGGCGAGGATACATGACTTTATCATGCAGCTGCCGCAGGGATACCAAACGCCTATCGGCGAGAACGGCGGCTTGCTCTCAGGCGGACAGCGTCAGCGCTTGTCAATAGCCAGAGCGTTTTTAAAAGACGCTCCAATCTTGATTCTGGATGAGATGACGAGCAACGTTGACCCAATTAACGAGTCAATGATCCAAGATGCCATCGCCCGCCTTGCAGAAAATCGGACAGTCCTCGTTATAGCTCATCATCTGAAAACGATCCGTCATGCCGACCAGATCATGGTATTTAAGAAAGGTGAGCTTCTCGAACAAGGCGTCCATGAGAACCTCTTGAAAAACTCTTCTTACTATGCAAAGTTGTGGTCAGCCCAGTTCGACGCATAA
- a CDS encoding class I SAM-dependent methyltransferase: MTGPVKEVGHVFLARLGKKRLRPGGKTATNWLMAKAAPKAGEDVLEVACNQGTTLLELARLGCRTTGLDMDASALEKARANLAAAGFEKSVTLVKGDARRLPFPDGSFDLIVNEAMLTMLGPTSRKEALKEYFRVLRPGGRLATHDVALLEPDRQIGPELGRAINACVYPETAEEWKRQMEEAGFETVETELFEFSLMTPLGMLRDEGLFGTLKIRLRAAHPENREFFTQMKTYFDSNKEMLRAIAVVSRK, encoded by the coding sequence ATGACCGGGCCGGTCAAAGAAGTCGGGCACGTCTTTCTGGCCCGGCTGGGCAAAAAACGCCTTCGCCCTGGCGGCAAAACGGCCACCAACTGGCTGATGGCAAAGGCCGCACCGAAAGCCGGCGAAGACGTCTTGGAAGTGGCGTGCAATCAGGGAACGACCCTGCTCGAGCTGGCGCGGCTCGGCTGTCGGACGACCGGCTTGGACATGGACGCCTCCGCCCTAGAGAAAGCGCGGGCCAACCTAGCCGCCGCCGGCTTTGAAAAAAGCGTCACCCTCGTGAAGGGCGACGCCCGCCGCCTGCCGTTTCCCGACGGATCGTTTGACCTGATCGTCAACGAAGCCATGCTCACCATGCTGGGCCCGACGAGCCGGAAAGAGGCTCTGAAAGAATATTTCCGGGTTCTGCGTCCCGGCGGCCGGCTGGCGACCCACGACGTCGCGCTGCTGGAACCCGACAGACAGATAGGGCCTGAATTGGGCCGAGCCATCAACGCCTGCGTCTACCCCGAAACGGCCGAAGAGTGGAAACGGCAGATGGAAGAAGCCGGCTTTGAGACGGTTGAGACCGAGCTGTTCGAGTTCTCCCTCATGACGCCGCTAGGTATGCTCCGGGACGAAGGACTGTTTGGAACTCTGAAAATACGGCTTCGCGCCGCCCACCCGGAGAATCGGGAATTTTTCACCCAGATGAAAACGTACTTTGACTCTAACAAAGAGATGTTGAGGGCCATCGCCGTCGTCAGCCGCAAATAA
- a CDS encoding aspartate aminotransferase family protein, with translation MVGQLFPRSFKTEYLTAVRGEGVYIYDSDGRKYLDGCSGALICNLGHCVPEIIQAIVDQLHKIEFAHTSRWRSESIAEAAKEMASLAPEGMDYVWFTCGGSESVEAALKLTRQFFVERDGGESTKRIIISRWNSYHGSTIGTMGVGGSVPRRRIYAPLFKENPKISAPYYYRCPDAISEEEFGKRCALELEATIKRVGPKNVSCFIAEPIVGSTVGALVPPDNYWPLIREICTKYDVLLIADEVMTGMGRTGKNFCLEHWGVKPDIIATAKGMAAGYVPTGGVVASNYIAETIRNGSGAFTHGHTYTGNPMSGAATAAVIKYMKQHHLVEHVAQLEHKLGDGLKKIGNENPMVGDVRGKGFMWGFELVKDKKTKVPFEKAAGAANLAMKECLARGLVIYPGGGMVDWINGDNFLIAPPLVTTEEQIDELLEKLEEGLLAASRKLM, from the coding sequence ATGGTAGGGCAGCTGTTTCCACGGAGTTTTAAGACAGAGTATTTAACGGCTGTTAGGGGTGAGGGAGTCTATATTTACGACTCTGACGGGCGAAAGTATTTAGACGGATGCAGCGGGGCGCTGATTTGTAATCTTGGTCACTGTGTTCCAGAAATTATTCAGGCCATTGTGGATCAGCTGCACAAGATCGAATTTGCCCATACCTCGAGGTGGCGTTCAGAGAGCATAGCTGAAGCTGCCAAAGAGATGGCAAGTTTGGCTCCTGAGGGTATGGACTATGTCTGGTTCACTTGCGGCGGGAGCGAGTCGGTGGAGGCAGCCTTGAAGCTTACAAGGCAATTCTTCGTCGAAAGAGACGGTGGAGAGTCAACAAAACGAATAATTATTTCAAGGTGGAACTCGTATCACGGTAGCACGATAGGGACCATGGGCGTCGGCGGATCTGTTCCACGCCGTAGGATCTATGCGCCTCTATTCAAGGAGAACCCTAAAATCAGCGCACCGTACTATTATCGTTGCCCTGACGCTATTTCAGAAGAAGAGTTTGGTAAACGCTGTGCTCTTGAACTGGAAGCTACGATAAAACGAGTCGGGCCTAAGAATGTTTCCTGTTTTATCGCGGAGCCAATCGTTGGTTCGACAGTTGGGGCACTTGTTCCGCCAGATAACTATTGGCCGTTGATCAGAGAAATATGCACGAAATATGATGTGCTGCTTATCGCAGATGAAGTCATGACAGGTATGGGGCGTACTGGGAAAAATTTCTGCCTTGAGCATTGGGGAGTAAAGCCAGACATTATTGCCACAGCTAAAGGAATGGCGGCAGGATACGTTCCGACAGGCGGCGTCGTTGCGTCGAATTATATTGCTGAGACCATTCGTAATGGTTCAGGGGCTTTTACTCATGGACACACCTATACAGGAAATCCGATGAGTGGGGCTGCAACTGCAGCGGTTATTAAATACATGAAGCAACATCACTTAGTTGAACACGTCGCGCAGCTTGAACATAAGTTGGGCGACGGACTGAAAAAAATTGGAAATGAAAACCCGATGGTGGGCGACGTTCGGGGTAAAGGGTTTATGTGGGGCTTTGAACTCGTCAAGGACAAGAAAACAAAGGTTCCATTTGAAAAAGCCGCCGGTGCGGCAAATCTGGCGATGAAAGAGTGTTTAGCTAGAGGCCTTGTTATTTACCCGGGTGGTGGAATGGTGGACTGGATTAATGGGGATAACTTCCTTATTGCCCCGCCTTTAGTCACCACCGAAGAACAAATTGACGAGCTTTTGGAAAAGTTGGAGGAAGGGTTGCTTGCGGCTTCACGCAAACTGATGTAG
- a CDS encoding ABC transporter ATP-binding protein — MGEKELRSKAVGDQRLSNVLLTLKITADLIPQLVVVYLITGLIENSALVKVGDVLRVILTSYCFKTVFFYLSTRIAHQNAYEKLTELRIAAVDHLKKLNLGFFKEHTVGELTNIIQHDVEQVEIYLAHGLPEIMSATLLPAFIFIAMLFVNYRLAFGMIIGVPLMYLVKVSSQEVMKKNFSVYFEHESRMREELMEYVKNIAVIKAFAKEEAISARTLKTADEYIYWVKKSMKTVTIPMGLVDIFMEIGVVVVMIWGSVMLRLGEISTARFILAIILSGAFTASISKTATLHHFSIVFNEALKGIGKVLSAKVSEKKKASGLEFGDIEFKNVNFTYGSKDFELRDINLRFRKNSVNAFVGASGCGKTTVSNLLMGFWDVDSGSIKIGGKDISQYSQESISELIGSVQQDVVLFDLTLFENIAIGKEGATKEEVVEAAKKAKCHEFIANLPNGYDTKIGEMGVKLSGGQKQRISIARMILKNAPILILDEAMAAVDSQNEKLISEAIAELSKGKTVITIAHHLNTIRASDQIIVMDKGKVVASGTHDGLLSTCRTYRKMDEAQNKVDRWNLRDTEGQKCFGKY, encoded by the coding sequence ATGGGTGAAAAAGAGTTAAGAAGCAAAGCAGTTGGGGATCAGCGGCTTTCTAATGTCCTGCTCACGTTAAAAATAACAGCCGATCTCATACCGCAGCTGGTAGTCGTGTATTTGATTACTGGACTGATAGAGAATAGCGCGTTGGTCAAGGTCGGAGATGTTTTGAGGGTTATTTTGACGTCGTATTGCTTCAAGACGGTCTTTTTTTATTTGTCGACGCGGATTGCTCACCAAAATGCATATGAAAAACTGACCGAACTGAGAATCGCGGCCGTTGACCATTTAAAAAAGCTTAACCTTGGTTTTTTCAAGGAACACACGGTTGGTGAACTGACAAACATTATTCAGCACGACGTTGAGCAAGTAGAAATTTATCTGGCGCACGGCCTGCCGGAAATCATGTCTGCGACGCTTTTGCCTGCGTTCATTTTTATTGCCATGCTTTTTGTAAACTATCGCCTCGCCTTCGGCATGATCATCGGCGTGCCGCTCATGTACTTGGTCAAGGTGTCCTCTCAAGAGGTGATGAAGAAAAATTTCAGCGTCTATTTCGAACACGAAAGCCGAATGAGAGAAGAGCTGATGGAGTATGTGAAAAATATCGCCGTCATCAAGGCTTTCGCCAAAGAGGAAGCGATCAGCGCGCGGACGTTAAAGACAGCGGATGAATATATTTATTGGGTTAAAAAGAGCATGAAGACCGTGACGATACCGATGGGACTGGTTGATATATTCATGGAAATCGGCGTCGTGGTCGTGATGATTTGGGGAAGCGTCATGCTGCGCCTAGGAGAAATCTCGACGGCGCGTTTTATTCTGGCAATTATTCTGTCCGGGGCTTTCACAGCGTCGATTAGTAAAACCGCGACGCTCCATCACTTTTCTATTGTCTTCAACGAAGCGCTGAAAGGGATTGGCAAAGTGCTGTCGGCGAAAGTATCAGAGAAAAAGAAGGCATCGGGCCTTGAATTTGGGGATATAGAATTCAAAAACGTGAATTTTACATACGGCAGCAAGGACTTTGAGCTTCGGGATATCAATCTGCGTTTCAGGAAAAACAGCGTGAACGCGTTTGTAGGAGCCAGCGGCTGCGGCAAGACGACGGTTTCAAATCTGCTCATGGGCTTTTGGGACGTCGATTCGGGGAGCATAAAAATTGGCGGTAAAGATATAAGCCAATACAGCCAGGAGAGCATTTCAGAGCTGATAGGGAGCGTACAGCAGGACGTCGTCCTCTTCGACCTGACGCTCTTTGAAAATATTGCGATCGGGAAAGAGGGAGCCACAAAAGAGGAGGTCGTCGAAGCCGCCAAGAAAGCCAAGTGCCACGAGTTTATTGCCAACTTGCCCAATGGTTATGACACAAAGATAGGAGAAATGGGCGTCAAACTGTCCGGCGGCCAGAAACAGCGAATTTCGATTGCGAGAATGATACTGAAAAACGCTCCTATTTTGATTCTGGATGAAGCGATGGCCGCAGTAGACAGCCAAAACGAGAAACTGATCAGCGAGGCGATCGCCGAACTCAGCAAAGGTAAAACTGTCATCACGATAGCGCATCATTTAAACACGATAAGGGCTTCCGATCAGATCATCGTCATGGACAAAGGGAAAGTCGTTGCATCAGGAACTCATGATGGACTGTTGAGCACTTGCCGCACCTATCGGAAAATGGACGAAGCGCAGAACAAAGTTGACCGCTGGAACTTGAGGGATACGGAGGGGCAGAAATGTTTCGGGAAATATTGA
- a CDS encoding MurR/RpiR family transcriptional regulator — MVKILEELRRSFSTLSRSQKKIATYILENPTTVAFMTAQQLAEQSGTSEATVVRFARAVGLEGFPNLKSKLQSCVEDRLTAAERLESYRTIGKKANLVQNVISQDLDKETLPYINIEDSSIVALSKVICSAPQVYLIGLRSARALIEYLVAYLSWFLPNIVPLAGDSFTESLGLADKSSLVLGISFPRYTQLTIDCLSFAHDQGFLTASITDSEKSPLAKVSDYHLFVPCSHLAFIDSLVLPMCAINALLLQIVECLGGEAQERLLHLEALWKRAGTYH; from the coding sequence ATGGTGAAGATTTTAGAGGAACTGCGTCGGAGTTTTTCCACGTTGTCCCGATCACAGAAGAAAATCGCGACGTATATTTTAGAAAATCCAACAACCGTTGCATTTATGACCGCCCAGCAGTTAGCAGAACAATCTGGCACAAGTGAAGCAACGGTTGTTCGTTTTGCACGAGCCGTCGGTCTAGAAGGGTTCCCCAATCTAAAAAGTAAGCTCCAATCATGCGTTGAAGATCGACTTACAGCGGCTGAACGGCTGGAAAGCTACCGCACAATCGGTAAAAAGGCAAACTTGGTGCAAAATGTAATAAGTCAAGATCTTGATAAAGAAACGCTTCCTTATATTAACATTGAAGATTCTTCAATCGTCGCTTTGTCCAAAGTTATCTGTTCTGCCCCACAAGTTTATCTTATTGGGTTACGAAGCGCGAGAGCCTTAATAGAATATCTTGTGGCGTACCTGTCATGGTTTTTGCCGAATATCGTACCATTAGCGGGGGATAGCTTTACTGAATCGTTAGGGTTGGCAGATAAATCGAGCTTAGTTCTGGGGATTAGCTTCCCGCGTTACACGCAACTCACCATTGATTGCTTGTCTTTTGCGCATGATCAGGGATTTCTCACCGCTTCTATCACGGACTCTGAAAAAAGTCCCTTGGCAAAAGTATCAGACTATCATCTTTTTGTCCCATGCAGTCATCTAGCATTTATTGATTCGCTAGTGCTGCCAATGTGTGCCATTAACGCGTTGCTTTTACAGATCGTTGAGTGCTTGGGCGGAGAGGCTCAAGAACGTCTGTTGCACTTAGAGGCTCTTTGGAAGCGCGCGGGAACATATCATTAA
- a CDS encoding cupin domain-containing protein, whose protein sequence is MLIKNVPHNQVLDMAKVLTAGKGQVSNLTLVARPDLTLCFMTVAAGEKISAHSAPGDALAHILSGEAEITVGETVHRLKAGQAIVMPQGVPHSLSTQGGFSMILTLVKEPA, encoded by the coding sequence ATGCTCATTAAAAACGTCCCGCACAATCAGGTTCTCGACATGGCGAAGGTGCTGACCGCCGGCAAAGGGCAGGTGTCCAACCTCACGCTCGTCGCCCGGCCCGACCTGACATTGTGCTTCATGACCGTCGCCGCCGGGGAGAAAATCAGCGCCCACAGCGCACCCGGCGACGCGCTGGCTCATATCCTCTCCGGCGAAGCAGAAATCACCGTCGGGGAGACCGTCCACCGCCTCAAGGCCGGACAGGCCATCGTCATGCCCCAAGGCGTCCCGCACAGCCTCTCGACGCAGGGGGGCTTCTCGATGATCCTGACCCTCGTCAAGGAGCCGGCATGA